In Bacillus sp. 2205SS5-2, a genomic segment contains:
- a CDS encoding sulfite exporter TauE/SafE family protein yields the protein MEWVLLVMIGLAAGSLGALIGLGGGIIIVPALLYFSNYTSWLGPISPQVAVGTSLVIMIFTGLSSTLAYMKHKTVDYRSGLLFFLGSGPGAILGAWVNQYLNMESFNIYFGIFIIFISLVLMFRDKLKPITFSKKGIERHFQDAAGNTYNYSLQPILAVGIAFLVGFTSGLFGIGGGSLMVPAMILLFLFPPHVAVATSMFMILLSALVSSFTHVLLGNVNWLYSLALIPGAYVGAKLGAFLNKKLKSDSLVSVLRIILIVIGVRLIYQGFMG from the coding sequence ATGGAATGGGTTTTGTTAGTGATGATTGGTTTAGCAGCAGGATCATTAGGAGCGTTAATAGGGCTAGGTGGAGGTATTATCATCGTACCAGCTCTCCTCTATTTTTCGAATTATACATCGTGGCTCGGACCAATTAGCCCCCAGGTGGCTGTAGGGACATCACTAGTCATTATGATTTTCACCGGTTTATCTTCCACCCTAGCGTATATGAAGCACAAAACGGTTGATTATCGGAGTGGTCTTCTCTTTTTTCTAGGGAGTGGACCGGGAGCAATTCTTGGGGCTTGGGTGAATCAATACTTAAACATGGAATCGTTTAACATTTATTTTGGTATTTTTATTATTTTTATATCGCTTGTGTTAATGTTCCGCGATAAATTAAAGCCCATCACATTTTCAAAAAAAGGGATAGAACGTCATTTTCAAGATGCAGCAGGAAATACATATAATTATAGCTTGCAGCCGATACTTGCTGTTGGAATTGCCTTTTTAGTCGGCTTTACTTCCGGGTTGTTTGGAATCGGTGGAGGTTCTTTAATGGTGCCTGCGATGATTTTGCTGTTTTTATTTCCACCACATGTAGCTGTTGCCACATCGATGTTTATGATTTTATTATCAGCACTAGTGAGTTCATTCACCCATGTTCTTCTAGGAAACGTCAATTGGTTGTATTCTTTAGCCTTAATTCCTGGTGCTTATGTTGGTGCCAAGCTGGGTGCGTTTTTAAATAAAAAATTAAAATCAGATTCTCTAGTTAGCGTGTTAAGAATCATTTTAATCGTGATTGGAGTAAGACTGATTTATCAAGGGTTCATGGGATAG
- the sufB gene encoding Fe-S cluster assembly protein SufB, which produces MAKKMPEIGDYKYGFKDKDVSIFRSKRGLTREIVEEISRMKDEPKWMLDFRLKSLEHFYNMSMPQWGGDLNSLDFDEITYYVKPSEQSERSWDEVPEEIKQTFDKLGIPEAEQKYLAGVSAQYESEVVYHNMQEDLEEMGIVFKDTDSALKENEELFREHFAKVIPPTDNKFSALNSAVWSGGSFIYVPKGIKVETPLQAYFRINSENMGQFERTLIIVDEGAHVHYVEGCTAPVYTTNSLHSAVVEIIIKKDAYCRYTTIQNWANNVYNLVTKRAVCEENATMEWIDGNIGSKLTMKYPAVILKGEGARGMTLSIALAGKGQHQDAGAKMIHLAPNTSSTIVSKSISKQGGKVTYRGIVHFGRKAEGARSNIECDTLIMDNESTSDTIPYNEILNDNISLEHEAKVSKVSEEQLFYLMSRGISEEEATEMIVMGFIEPFTKELPMEYAVEMNRLIKFEMEGSIG; this is translated from the coding sequence ATGGCCAAAAAAATGCCAGAGATCGGAGATTATAAATACGGATTTAAGGATAAAGACGTATCAATCTTTCGTTCAAAACGAGGCTTAACACGAGAAATTGTTGAAGAAATTTCTCGCATGAAAGACGAGCCAAAGTGGATGCTAGACTTTCGTTTAAAGTCACTAGAGCATTTTTATAATATGTCGATGCCACAATGGGGCGGAGACTTAAATTCATTAGACTTCGATGAAATTACGTATTATGTCAAACCTTCTGAACAATCCGAGCGTTCGTGGGATGAAGTACCAGAAGAAATCAAGCAAACATTTGATAAATTAGGAATTCCAGAAGCGGAGCAAAAATACTTAGCGGGTGTTTCTGCTCAGTATGAATCGGAAGTAGTTTACCACAATATGCAGGAAGATTTAGAAGAAATGGGTATTGTGTTTAAAGATACGGATTCAGCTTTGAAAGAAAACGAAGAACTTTTCCGTGAACACTTTGCAAAAGTTATTCCACCAACGGACAATAAGTTTTCAGCGTTAAACTCGGCGGTATGGTCTGGTGGGTCGTTCATTTATGTGCCAAAAGGTATAAAAGTGGAAACCCCATTACAAGCCTATTTCCGAATTAACTCGGAGAATATGGGTCAATTCGAGCGGACGCTAATAATTGTCGACGAAGGAGCGCATGTTCATTATGTAGAAGGGTGTACAGCACCTGTTTACACGACGAACTCTCTTCACTCGGCTGTTGTTGAAATTATCATCAAAAAAGATGCGTATTGCCGATATACAACCATTCAAAACTGGGCGAACAACGTTTATAATCTTGTAACGAAGCGTGCGGTTTGTGAAGAAAATGCCACGATGGAATGGATTGACGGGAACATCGGATCTAAATTAACAATGAAGTATCCGGCCGTTATTTTAAAAGGTGAAGGTGCTCGTGGAATGACGTTATCCATTGCTCTTGCAGGAAAAGGTCAACATCAGGACGCTGGAGCGAAAATGATTCATTTAGCGCCAAATACCTCTTCAACGATCGTGTCAAAATCGATTTCAAAACAAGGCGGTAAAGTAACTTACCGTGGAATTGTTCACTTTGGTCGGAAGGCTGAAGGGGCACGTTCGAATATCGAATGTGATACGTTGATTATGGATAATGAGTCGACTTCGGATACGATTCCTTATAATGAAATTCTCAATGACAATATCTCGTTAGAACATGAAGCGAAAGTGTCTAAGGTATCAGAAGAGCAATTATTCTATCTGATGAGCCGTGGAATTTCAGAAGAAGAAGCGACCGAAATGATCGTCATGGGCTTTATTGAACCGTTTACAAAAGAATTACCAATGGAATATGCTGTTGAAATGAACCGTCTTATCAAGTTCGAGATGGAAGGTTCAATCGGATAA
- a CDS encoding DUF72 domain-containing protein, producing the protein MIYIGVTGWGDQDSLYPSSIKPNEKLTEYAAHFPVVEVDASFYAIQPLRNAEKWVKHTPKDFGFVVKAYQGMTGHQRGEIPFKSSGEMFSAFIESLHPYQAANKLAMVLFQFPPWFACTKQNVAYLRYCKERMGDIPCALEFRHQSWFQKKYSVSTIEYMKSSHWIHSICDEPQAGSGSIPIVLEATNPKATLVRFHGRNFHGWRASGQKNWRDVRYLYRYNKAELGVWKEYIEFLSKDSQDIYILFNNNSGGDAADNAKHFEKLLNIEYENLHPRQLGLF; encoded by the coding sequence ATGATCTATATTGGTGTAACGGGATGGGGCGATCAGGATTCGCTATATCCCTCCTCTATAAAGCCAAATGAGAAACTAACCGAATATGCTGCCCATTTTCCAGTGGTCGAAGTAGATGCATCTTTTTATGCCATTCAGCCTCTGCGAAATGCAGAAAAATGGGTGAAACATACGCCGAAAGACTTTGGGTTTGTGGTCAAGGCCTATCAAGGAATGACAGGACATCAAAGAGGTGAGATTCCGTTCAAGTCTTCAGGGGAAATGTTTTCAGCCTTTATCGAGTCCTTACATCCGTATCAAGCAGCAAATAAGTTAGCGATGGTTCTGTTTCAATTTCCACCTTGGTTTGCTTGTACAAAACAGAATGTGGCGTATTTACGCTATTGTAAAGAAAGAATGGGGGATATTCCCTGCGCATTGGAGTTTCGTCATCAATCATGGTTCCAAAAGAAATACAGTGTAAGTACGATTGAGTATATGAAATCGTCCCATTGGATTCACTCAATCTGTGATGAGCCTCAAGCAGGGAGTGGATCTATTCCGATTGTCCTTGAAGCGACAAATCCAAAAGCTACTTTGGTTCGATTTCATGGACGGAATTTCCACGGCTGGAGGGCATCAGGACAAAAGAACTGGCGAGACGTCCGCTATTTGTATCGCTATAATAAAGCGGAGTTAGGCGTATGGAAAGAGTACATCGAATTTTTAAGCAAGGATTCTCAAGATATCTATATTCTATTTAATAATAATTCAGGTGGAGATGCAGCTGATAATGCAAAACACTTCGAAAAACTACTGAATATTGAATATGAAAACTTACATCCAAGACAATTAGGTTTATTTTAA
- the sufU gene encoding Fe-S cluster assembly sulfur transfer protein SufU, whose amino-acid sequence MSFNNLDTLYRQVIMDHYKNPRNKGAIEDGSMKIDMNNPTCGDRIHLTMKVEDGIVQEAKFDGEGCSISMASASMMTQAVKGKDIETALKLSNIFSDMMLGKDYDEDVDLGDIEALQGVAKFPARIKCATLAWKAMEKGVNEAEA is encoded by the coding sequence ATGTCTTTTAATAATCTCGATACATTGTATCGACAAGTGATTATGGATCATTACAAAAACCCTCGTAACAAAGGTGCGATTGAGGATGGAAGTATGAAAATTGACATGAACAATCCTACTTGTGGCGACCGCATTCACTTAACGATGAAAGTGGAAGATGGGATCGTCCAAGAGGCTAAGTTTGACGGCGAAGGATGTTCCATCTCAATGGCTTCTGCTTCGATGATGACGCAAGCAGTTAAGGGGAAAGATATTGAAACCGCCTTAAAGCTCTCAAATATCTTCTCTGACATGATGCTAGGAAAAGATTATGATGAGGATGTAGATTTAGGTGACATTGAAGCCCTGCAGGGAGTTGCCAAATTTCCAGCTCGAATCAAATGCGCGACACTTGCTTGGAAAGCGATGGAAAAGGGTGTCAACGAAGCGGAAGCTTAA
- a CDS encoding bifunctional metallophosphatase/5'-nucleotidase: protein MIETIHIYHTNDLHSHLENWPKISRFLKAKKREHELAGEEVVLLDLGDFVDKWHPLTEGSKGKENISLLNEVGYNAVTIGNNEGITFSYEDLSTLYSKAKFDVLVANLYEKNGERPAWAKPNIIVESKQGFKLGIAGISAYYEHFYDLLGWRMTPPLDELEKEIYDLKEVDGFLLMSHLGLGDDEWIAREHPMVDVILGGHTHHLLEEGKMVNQTLLAAAGKYGYYIGHIELKIDSVKKAILRKTAQVYKTEELPAEQQDDYQIDEWVERGKQLLQQEVVTIERDFTTDWFNPSSLPMLLCEAVHEWTKADCTLINSGLVLGDLKKGSVSEYDLHALLPHPINPCAITLSGAELKEVIKQSFNKDWPTLELKGLGFRGKVMGNFVFKGLTINENLNEMSVNGKKIQLHEEYRLGTTDMFTFGHFFPELKRAKKQYYMPEFLRDVLAWKLKKQH from the coding sequence ATGATTGAAACCATACACATTTATCATACCAATGATCTTCATAGTCATTTAGAAAATTGGCCAAAAATCTCGCGCTTTTTAAAAGCCAAAAAAAGAGAGCATGAACTGGCTGGGGAAGAAGTAGTCCTGTTAGATTTAGGGGATTTCGTTGATAAATGGCATCCGTTAACGGAGGGATCAAAAGGAAAAGAAAATATTTCCTTATTGAATGAGGTTGGTTATAATGCGGTCACGATTGGCAACAATGAGGGGATTACATTTTCGTATGAAGATTTGAGCACATTGTACAGTAAAGCAAAATTTGACGTTCTTGTAGCAAATTTATACGAAAAAAACGGTGAAAGACCTGCGTGGGCAAAGCCAAATATCATTGTGGAAAGTAAACAGGGGTTTAAACTGGGTATTGCAGGGATTTCTGCTTATTACGAGCATTTTTATGATTTACTAGGATGGAGAATGACACCGCCACTAGATGAATTGGAAAAAGAAATTTATGATTTAAAAGAGGTCGACGGTTTCCTATTAATGTCTCACTTAGGCTTAGGGGATGATGAATGGATTGCAAGAGAGCACCCTATGGTTGATGTTATTTTAGGAGGTCATACTCATCACTTACTCGAAGAAGGAAAAATGGTCAATCAAACTCTTCTTGCGGCTGCGGGGAAGTATGGCTATTATATTGGTCACATCGAGCTCAAAATTGACTCTGTAAAAAAGGCCATTTTAAGAAAAACAGCCCAAGTGTATAAAACAGAGGAGCTTCCAGCGGAGCAACAAGATGACTACCAAATTGACGAGTGGGTTGAGCGAGGAAAACAGCTTCTTCAACAAGAGGTTGTAACGATAGAGCGCGATTTTACCACAGATTGGTTTAATCCATCCTCTTTACCTATGCTTCTATGTGAGGCCGTGCATGAATGGACGAAAGCAGACTGTACCTTAATTAATTCTGGGCTTGTGTTGGGAGACTTAAAAAAGGGTTCTGTCTCAGAATATGACCTTCATGCACTCCTGCCTCATCCAATTAATCCGTGTGCGATAACTTTATCAGGTGCCGAACTAAAAGAAGTCATCAAGCAAAGCTTTAATAAAGATTGGCCTACTCTTGAGTTGAAAGGACTAGGGTTTAGAGGGAAAGTAATGGGGAATTTTGTTTTTAAAGGACTAACGATTAATGAAAATCTTAACGAAATGTCTGTAAACGGGAAAAAGATCCAGTTACATGAAGAATATCGGTTAGGAACGACGGACATGTTTACTTTTGGTCACTTTTTCCCTGAGCTGAAACGAGCAAAAAAACAATATTATATGCCAGAATTTTTGCGAGATGTTTTGGCGTGGAAGCTAAAAAAACAGCACTGA